The proteins below come from a single Aegilops tauschii subsp. strangulata cultivar AL8/78 chromosome 6, Aet v6.0, whole genome shotgun sequence genomic window:
- the LOC109762164 gene encoding putative invertase inhibitor gives MRPLAYVFFLLLISSTCESSTTLEDTCKSFAAGHPSIGYNYCVKTFHADNASATADARGLAAIAAKIAGAAANGTAKRIAALCASEEDAGRRERLGVCAEVYSDAVDQLGEAAKDIARGEDKSTRDALTQLSAALDAPGTCEDAFGEADDTSPLAAEDAEFRKLATIALGITALLSPPPSAPGISD, from the coding sequence ATGAGGCCGCTCGCCtacgtcttcttcctcctgctcaTCTCATCAACCTGCGAGTCCTCTACTACATTAGAAGACACATGCAAGTCCTTCGCCGCAGGCCACCCGTCCATCGGCTACAACTACTGCGTCAAGACCTTCCACGCCGACAACGCGAGCGCCACCGCCGACGCGCGCGGCCTCGCCGCCATCGCGGCAAAGATcgcgggggcggcggccaacggcACGGCCAAACGCATCGCCGCATTGTGCGCCTCGGAGGAGGACGCGGGGAGGCGGGAGCGCCTCGGCGTGTGTGCGGAGGTGTACTCGGACGCCGTGGACCAGCTCGGCGAGGCCGCGAAAGACATCGCCCGGGGCGAGGACAAGTCCACCCGGGACGCGCTGACGCAGCTCAGCGCGGCGCTGGACGCGCCCGGGACCTGCGAGGACGCGTTCGGCGAGGCCGACGACACGTCGCCGCTGGCCGCTGAGGACGCCGAGTTCAGGAAGCTGGCGACCATCGCCCTCGGCATCACGGCGTTGCTGTCACCTCCGCCATCGGCACCCGGGATTAGTGACTGA
- the LOC109762168 gene encoding uncharacterized protein, whose translation MSQEAWSALHTSFASQQQARAHTLHTELGETKLLDLSITDYFGKMTRLADTLASIGQPLRKENFTTFVMNGLDDDYDNLAENINGRDTPLEPRELYARLLATEQCIKSRRPNPSFIAANAATRGKGTPFKSPAGGKSVPLTPQAQRPPVAASLPTTGGGRLFSCCPSCGVQLPCQLCSLPGHIASRCHRRFKQDFLGIGNNGKGNENRLPWPLTSLLIKQATLHHIPSIQLGIWTRALRII comes from the coding sequence ATGTCCCAGGAGGCATGGTCTGCCCTTCACACAAGCTTCGCATCTCAGCAGCAGGCCCGTGCTCACACTCTTCATACGGAGCTGGGGGAGACCAAGCTTCTTGACCTCAGCATTACCGACTACTTCGGCAAGATGACGCGTCTCGCAGACACCTTGGCCTCCATTGGTCAACCGCTTCGCAAAGAGAACTTCACCACCTTCGTCATGAACGGCCTGGACGACGACTATGATAACCTTGCTGAGAACATCAATGGTCGTGATACTCCGCTTGAACCTCGTGAGCTCTACGCCCGCCTCCTCGCCACGGAACAGTGCATCAAGTCCCGCCGTCCCAACCCGAGTTTTATTGCTGCCAATGCTGCCACTCGTGGTAAAGGGACGCCCTTCAAGTCACCTGCAGGTGGCAAATCAGTACCACTGACTCCACAGGCTCAGcggccgcccgtcgccgcctccTTGCCCACGACCGGGGGTGGTCGCCTATTTTCCTGCTGCCCCTCATGCGGCGTTCAGCTCCCCTGTCAACTGTGCAGCCTTCCAGGTCACATCGCTTCCCGCTGTCATCGCCGCTTCAAGCAGGACTTTCTCGGCATCGGCAACAATGGCAAAGGCAACGAGAACAGGCTGCCTTGGCCACTCACGAGCCTTCTCATCAAGCAGGCCACACTCCATCATATCCCATCGATCCAACTTGGTATATGGACACGGGCGCTACGAATCATCTGA